A region of Deltaproteobacteria bacterium IMCC39524 DNA encodes the following proteins:
- a CDS encoding uracil-xanthine permease family protein — translation MSDSQQHYRISLNPKEIVIGAQMLFVAFGALVLVPLLTGLNANVALFTAGAGTLIFQVVTRGKVPVFLASSFAFIAPIIYGVQQWGIPGTMCGLLAAGFLYVIISFSIRIFGSDILHKILPPIVTGPVIMVIGLVLAPVAVHMASGRTGDGSAWLVPEPTAFIIAGVALVVTVLVSLLGRGLFRLIPILCGIVAGYLTALVLDATGTSAAFQASFDPGTLQNWTGPTLVSMQKVFAAPWLAVPDFTLPVWNLEAILFIVPVAIAPAIEHFGDVLAIGSITGKDYVDDPGIDKTMLGDGLATSMAALLGGPPNTTYSEVSGAVALTRSFNPAVMTWAAITAILLAFVGKLGGFLNTIPVPVMGGIMVLLFGAIAVIGINTLVRAGTDLMQPRNLTIVAVILVFGIGGMSFDLAVVKLGGIGLAGIIGVVLNLVLPQARD, via the coding sequence ATGTCAGATAGCCAGCAGCACTACCGCATCAGTCTCAACCCGAAAGAAATAGTCATTGGTGCCCAGATGCTTTTTGTCGCATTTGGCGCACTGGTCCTGGTGCCCTTACTCACGGGCCTCAACGCTAACGTTGCACTCTTTACAGCAGGCGCCGGAACATTAATTTTTCAGGTTGTAACCAGGGGAAAGGTTCCTGTTTTCCTGGCGTCAAGCTTTGCCTTTATCGCGCCGATCATCTACGGTGTTCAACAATGGGGCATCCCCGGCACCATGTGTGGCCTGCTCGCTGCGGGTTTCCTTTACGTCATCATCAGTTTCAGCATTCGTATCTTCGGTTCTGACATCCTCCATAAAATTCTGCCCCCGATTGTTACCGGTCCCGTCATCATGGTTATTGGACTGGTCTTGGCGCCAGTTGCCGTACACATGGCTTCAGGACGCACGGGGGATGGCTCGGCATGGCTGGTTCCGGAACCAACAGCCTTCATCATTGCCGGAGTTGCCCTGGTAGTCACGGTACTTGTCTCACTGCTCGGCAGAGGTCTGTTTCGCCTGATCCCTATCCTTTGTGGCATTGTAGCCGGATACCTGACAGCCTTGGTCCTCGATGCTACGGGAACCTCGGCAGCCTTCCAGGCGAGCTTTGACCCGGGCACCCTGCAAAATTGGACCGGCCCTACCCTAGTCTCCATGCAGAAGGTTTTCGCTGCGCCCTGGCTGGCCGTGCCCGACTTCACTCTACCCGTCTGGAACCTGGAAGCCATCCTCTTCATCGTACCGGTGGCCATTGCACCGGCCATAGAACACTTTGGTGACGTTCTGGCGATCGGTAGCATCACGGGAAAAGATTACGTTGACGACCCAGGCATCGACAAGACAATGCTCGGCGACGGCCTTGCTACCAGCATGGCTGCACTACTCGGCGGCCCCCCCAACACCACCTACTCTGAAGTCTCCGGGGCTGTCGCCCTGACCCGCTCCTTCAACCCGGCGGTCATGACCTGGGCAGCAATTACAGCTATCCTGCTTGCCTTCGTCGGCAAACTGGGGGGCTTCCTGAATACCATACCTGTACCCGTTATGGGTGGCATCATGGTTCTACTTTTCGGTGCGATTGCCGTCATTGGTATCAACACCCTGGTCAGAGCCGGCACAGACCTCATGCAACCACGCAATCTGACGATTGTTGCTGTCATTCTGGTTTTTGGTATTGGCGGCATGAGCTTCGACCTGGCAGTTGTCAAGCTCGGCGGCATCGGACTGGCAGGAATTATCGGGGTTGTTCTCAACCTGGTTCTTCCGCAAGCGAGAGATTAA